From Lysobacter auxotrophicus, the proteins below share one genomic window:
- a CDS encoding RDD family protein produces the protein MEGFEYRNPYAAPAAQVVVAPVEHESGLEPADRGRRLLAYLIDLGIYLAVLAPALIGALRYKPERGIGALGGSLILFSLVCVLALFVYWCVLMHREGQSIGKRAMGMRVVRTDGSRASLRRMLVLRYFVPGLIGGIPYVGWVFSLANLLWIFGEERRCLHDLICDTMVVNA, from the coding sequence ATGGAAGGTTTCGAGTACCGCAATCCCTACGCGGCGCCCGCCGCGCAGGTCGTCGTCGCGCCGGTCGAACACGAGTCCGGACTGGAACCGGCCGATCGTGGCCGTCGCCTGCTGGCCTACCTGATCGACCTCGGCATCTACCTCGCGGTGCTCGCGCCCGCCCTGATCGGCGCGCTGCGGTACAAGCCCGAACGCGGCATCGGGGCGCTGGGCGGATCGCTGATCCTGTTCTCACTGGTGTGCGTGCTCGCGCTGTTCGTCTACTGGTGCGTGCTGATGCACCGCGAGGGCCAGAGCATCGGCAAGCGTGCGATGGGCATGCGCGTGGTGCGCACCGACGGCAGCCGCGCGAGCCTGCGCCGCATGCTCGTGCTGCGCTACTTCGTGCCCGGCCTGATCGGCGGCATTCCGTACGTGGGCTGGGTGTTCTCGCTCGCCAACCTGTTGTGGATCTTCGGCGAGGAACGCCGCTGCCTGCACGACCTCATCTGCGACACGATGGTCGTCAACGCCTGA
- a CDS encoding RDD family protein has translation MSSVPSNRPMRRVVDAHAAGRIETQVLEPNVSDTRNNPYAAPTATLIETSVDNPAQKAERTTRLLAALADGFIGIPLWLPLAFGAAMASAPDGNKMAGIALIAIGVIGLIALVVVQLVMLARHGQTIGKRWQRIRIVRSNGERIGFGRILGLRMIAPAVVGAIPFLGAIFSLANILWIFGEERRCLHDYFADTIVVNA, from the coding sequence ATGTCATCCGTCCCAAGCAACCGCCCGATGCGGCGCGTCGTCGACGCGCACGCGGCAGGGCGCATCGAAACCCAGGTCCTGGAGCCGAACGTGAGCGATACCCGCAACAATCCGTATGCCGCACCGACCGCAACCCTGATCGAAACCAGCGTCGACAACCCGGCGCAGAAGGCCGAGCGCACCACGCGCCTGCTCGCGGCGCTCGCCGACGGTTTCATCGGCATCCCGCTGTGGCTTCCGCTCGCGTTCGGCGCGGCGATGGCGTCGGCGCCCGACGGCAACAAGATGGCCGGCATCGCGCTGATCGCCATCGGCGTCATCGGCCTGATCGCGCTGGTCGTCGTGCAGCTGGTGATGCTCGCCCGCCACGGCCAGACCATCGGCAAGCGCTGGCAGCGCATCCGCATCGTGCGCAGCAACGGCGAGCGCATCGGCTTCGGCCGCATCCTCGGCCTGCGCATGATCGCGCCGGCGGTGGTGGGCGCGATCCCGTTCCTTGGGGCGATCTTCTCGCTGGCCAACATCCTGTGGATCTTCGGCGAAGAGCGCCGCTGCCTGCACGACTACTTCGCCGACACGATCGTCGTGAACGCCTGA
- a CDS encoding RDD family protein: MLDTYREVVTPEGVALHLPAAGPVPRALAWLIDLLVRGAVMMAMGMFLGAFGRGGMGFYAVAMFLVYWFYPVCFEAMWNGSTPGKRALGLRVIAGNGAPVGWLAAFTRNLLRVVDMLPLAYATGLVSSLVDPWGRRLGDMVAGTLVVHEARPRDPVPAAVDTALAPSIALRPYEQAALVAFAERAPRLGEARQAELADLAEPLTGARGMASVTRLYRMANWLLGRR, from the coding sequence ATGCTCGACACGTACCGGGAAGTCGTGACGCCGGAGGGCGTGGCCCTCCACCTGCCCGCCGCCGGCCCCGTGCCGCGCGCGCTGGCATGGCTGATCGACTTGCTGGTGCGCGGCGCGGTGATGATGGCGATGGGGATGTTCCTCGGCGCCTTCGGTCGCGGCGGCATGGGCTTCTATGCCGTCGCGATGTTCCTGGTGTACTGGTTCTACCCAGTGTGCTTCGAGGCGATGTGGAACGGCAGCACGCCGGGCAAGCGGGCGCTCGGGCTGCGCGTGATCGCCGGCAACGGCGCGCCGGTCGGCTGGCTGGCCGCGTTCACCCGCAACCTGCTGCGCGTGGTCGACATGCTGCCGCTGGCGTACGCCACCGGCCTGGTGTCGAGCCTCGTGGATCCCTGGGGCCGGCGACTGGGCGACATGGTCGCCGGCACGCTGGTCGTGCACGAAGCACGGCCGCGCGATCCGGTACCGGCGGCGGTCGATACCGCGCTGGCGCCGTCGATCGCGCTGCGCCCGTACGAGCAGGCCGCGCTGGTCGCCTTCGCCGAACGCGCGCCGCGACTGGGCGAAGCCCGCCAGGCGGAACTCGCGGACCTCGCCGAACCGCTCACCGGCGCGCGCGGCATGGCCTCGGTGACGCGCCTGTATCGCATGGCGAACTGGCTGCTGGGGCGCAGATGA